The Vitis vinifera cultivar Pinot Noir 40024 chromosome 7, ASM3070453v1 genomic interval TCTGGAAAAGTAAACTCtccttttcctttcatttttaatgATGACATCACACGCGTAATAACTGGAAAAGATATTTCCCacatttcttttgtaaaatCCTCTAATTATTCAAATCAAAGAACAAAACCAGTGGTTTCTTTTGGGAATTCAGTTCAAAACCCATGAAAATTTGTGGTTTAATCAGTCTGGGTAATGTTAGAAACTTGCATTTAATGGAGGTTTGTAGCTTTGAAACCCCTTTATTACCCTCTTTAAGCCCTTTTAAATCTGGTTGGAGgacaagaaaacaaagaaaatggtaaaacccaagaaagaaaaacaaaatcgttatattttttatttgaaatgattCGGCCGTCGAGACTCAAACAAAAGTCAAAGTGACAAGAGGCCTGTTGCGGCAAGGGGTTGCCCTCATGTCGGAAGATACTAAATTGGATTTGGCAAATGACACACGTACGACGGTAGCTActagggaaataaaaaaaatgaaaaatttgaaaaagaaaaaagggaaagaaaaatgtgaaactGGCCAGCAACAAGGGGGAAGGCTCACTTTATAATGCATTGTTCCAAGGGAAGACTCCGAGGCTGAGTATAGAGAAGGGGTATGAGCTCAGAGAAGTCCGTCTCTCTGAGAGTCTGAGCTCCATTGATATTTACTCATTTTGTGCTttcattcttctattttttcctttctggaGTAACAATGGCAGAAGATCTCTGTTTCTTCAACAAGGTACATCCCCTGACTTTGACTGAAGAAATGGATTGAGTTGTTCTGAGGAACtcatcctttttctcttttcaatggGTTTGCTTTCTGTTGTTGATTTGTGGATATGGTGAATATTCAGGCGATTTTGGGGGatgtatgattttttaaaacatttcccatgctttttttttttttgtaatttttttcagtttttttgaGGGTTCTTTTTTCCAAGAAATGTGGATTGAAGATATACCCAGGTGGGATTGAAGAAATAATGCTGGAAATCTTATGATGAAAGTGTTGTAATTATTAACACATCTTGTATTCATAGTTTGTGGGCTTATTTTGAATACTCATATTCCATTCTCTCTGTTCTTTACTGCTGTTGTTCTTTTAGTAGTAATACTTCTGTTTCCAGTTTCAActcatgtttttctttaattcccCTTGCTCAAATCTAACTGGAATGCGAATTAggaacttcattttttatttttttggtttctgaAATACCCATCTCACTCtgcttcttgttttgttttatttggttttttgttttttggtaaaGTTAGGGCGTTAAAtgtctgttttctttttctgatcACAGGACACTCTCATCATAAAGCCTCCTAAGAAATCTCCAAAATTGTTAAGGATGACTGTTCTGGTGTTTGCAATGGTGTGTGGTGTTTACATCTGCTTAATCTGTCTAAAACAGATAAGCATCCACACCAAGGCTAAGTTTGAAAACTTTTGGGTTGTTGAGAGACCTTCTGATGATCATAGCATCCAAATACCACAAATTTCAACTTTTATCGGGTAATTGAGATTACACGCCTCCCATTTTGAATTTGGggttttctcaattttcttaaattttgttttggtgCATTACCAGAGACAAGAACTCTTGTTATGTTAATGGCTTCAACATGAAAGAAATTCCCAATGTGCATTATCCGAAACCTCGAACTTTTAGCAGGTAACTTACAATTGATGCATTAGGTTTTGAATTTGGGCTCCCTTGTGAAAATGAATTTGCCCATTTTTCATTTGGGGTGTGCTTGCAGGGCTGAATGTGCAAATAATCCTGTGAGATTCTTTGCCATAGTGTCGATACAGAGATCAGGAAGTGGATGGTTTGAGACACTATTAAATAGTCATATTAATGTGAGCTCAAATGGTGAGATATTCAATGTTTATGATAGGAGGAAAAATATTTCTTCAATTGTGAAGACACTAGATAAAATTTACAATTTGGACTGGTTCAGTAGTGCTTCCAAGAATGAGTGTTCAGCTGCAGTTGGCTTCAAGTGGATGCTCAATCAGGTAAATACTTTCTTCAAATTTAAGTTCCAAGCTCACTTATTTGAACTTTTTACATGGCTGCTTCCATTGATGAGTACTTAAATATGTATATCTGAAAAATATATAACCGTGGaaataatttaatcataaaaagcCTCACCTGGATCACAAAACTACTGATCTCTAATGCACCTTATCTCTTAGGCCTTATTAGTCCAGATGGGTATCAAGTATGAATCGATTCTGAAGACTATACAGCTGCTGCAGAGTACTCCAGCTCACGTGCAAATCTTTAAAACCATGCCCTTCATGTAATATAGAGCTGTTTAGATGGCAGCTGAACTGAAATCCCCTGCTTTTTGATACCTGCTACCTGTTTTCCTCCCCACCCCTCAGAGAGAGGTTGCAGCTAACCACTTGATAACCTCGAAATTTTAATCCCTAATGTACTGAAAGTTGGggtgttttttatttctcttgtgCACCATATAGTTAGTATTGGGCAAACTGGTTAGCTTGCCGCAAATTTACTATTAAGTGTTTATTCCTTATTCCCTGTAAAACTATACCAGATGGGCATATTCTTGAGTGTCAGTGACACTTGGGATGATTGATGAGCCAAAATGGTGATGCATTACAACACCTGTTTTAGTGAGATAAGGAAATGAAGTCATATCGAAAAAGACAAAATCATGATTGTAATTTGGTTGGTAAAGATAGGTTCAAGGATGGTACCTCTAGATGATTAAATATGATGCAAAGATTATTACTTGGTCGGAGCATTGCTATTAGAATTCTCATCTATTGATATGTTACATAAAGAAGCTTACTCTCATTTAGGGTTCTTGGTACACTTGGCAGTTTGATTTGGTGGACCATCTTTTCCATTCCCTTCTTAGGAAGTTTTATGATAGGTTTCT includes:
- the LOC100254393 gene encoding uncharacterized protein LOC100254393, with amino-acid sequence MAEDLCFFNKDTLIIKPPKKSPKLLRMTVLVFAMVCGVYICLICLKQISIHTKAKFENFWVVERPSDDHSIQIPQISTFIGDKNSCYVNGFNMKEIPNVHYPKPRTFSRAECANNPVRFFAIVSIQRSGSGWFETLLNSHINVSSNGEIFNVYDRRKNISSIVKTLDKIYNLDWFSSASKNECSAAVGFKWMLNQGLMKHHKEIVDYFKNRDVSTIFLFRRNLLRRMVSVLANSYDREARVLNGTHKSHVHSTDEADMLSNYKPTINATTLITDLQQMEKTVAKALEYFNSTRHIILYYEDLIKNRTKTEDILEFLKLPHMDLASRQVKIHKGELSIHIKNWDDVNKTLKGTSYEHFLQADY